The Corynebacterium qintianiae genome has a window encoding:
- a CDS encoding UPF0182 family protein: MATRLTQPQPRAKKTNSGLMATIAIIGLILFLVPLAVGVYTDWLWFGDLGFRGVFSKVIITRVVLFLVFAFLGGAVAYAAATFAWRGRPKDAVDTDPLSPTAQYRSQIESGVRTLLVWVPLVVAVFSGLAGQRAWRTVMLWLNGGSFGTTDPQFGRDLGFYAFALPGIAFLVGTLSMLLIVAFLVGLVAHYLLGGIRIGSQVSGVRGHISRSARIQLAVTAGLWMLLKAVNYWLERYTLLYQENDIFTGASYTAINATLPAKITLMVIAVIVAAAFFVSIVYKDFRIPVLATVLMLVSSIVIGNVWPALLEQFSVKPNRQAKEYEYIGRNIEATRHAYGLTDDKVTYLENWGAENVSDEEVASDEATIANIRLLDPDIIAPTFTQNQQLRNFYGFPDTLAMDRYEVDGEMRDFVVAARELDPNALRENQRDWINRHTVYTHGNGFIAAQANTVDEAAQDAGSTRGGLPIFTVSDLQTNAIAAQSDEAEQLGTKVDEPRIYYGPVIASSEDGLDYAIVGDNGQGPVEYDTDNSNYTYGGESGVNIGNWFNRAAYALKYQELNLILSDRVGSESKILYDRDPRERVERVAPWLTTDSATYPAVIDGRVKWIVDGYTTLSHLPYSTRTSMEDSTQDALNPDGTTQRLVNNNLGYIRNSVKATVDAYDGTVELYAFDEEDPVLKAWMGVFPGSVKPESEISDTLREHLRYPEDLFKVQRELLARYHVDDPGVFFNNDAFWSVPNDPTAPEGRQELNQPPYYIVAADPETRDPSFQLITPYRGLNREFLSAHMSVASDPENYGDITVRVLPTNTQTQGPKQAQDALMSSDQVARDRTLWEGTNDMQNGNLLTLPVGGGEILYVEPVYSQRKGQESAFPKLLRVLVFYQGRVGYAPTISQALSQVGIDSAAAQDIDIATDGAGTQDAEDQSSPTVEDKDGKSDAPAPAAPGNTDEALNRINTALRDLETARDGSFEEFGHALDELDRAVQDYQKLNK; this comes from the coding sequence TTGGCTACCCGCCTCACCCAGCCACAGCCACGGGCGAAGAAGACGAACTCCGGGCTGATGGCCACCATCGCGATCATCGGCCTGATCCTCTTCCTCGTCCCCCTCGCAGTCGGGGTCTACACCGACTGGCTCTGGTTCGGGGACCTCGGTTTCCGCGGTGTGTTCAGCAAGGTGATCATCACCCGCGTCGTACTCTTCCTGGTGTTCGCATTCCTCGGTGGCGCGGTGGCGTACGCCGCGGCAACGTTCGCGTGGCGCGGGCGCCCCAAGGACGCGGTTGACACCGACCCGCTCTCGCCGACCGCGCAGTACCGCTCCCAGATTGAATCCGGGGTGCGGACCCTGCTCGTGTGGGTGCCCCTCGTCGTCGCCGTGTTTTCCGGCCTCGCCGGGCAGCGTGCGTGGCGGACGGTGATGCTGTGGCTCAACGGCGGAAGTTTCGGCACCACCGATCCGCAGTTCGGCCGTGACCTCGGCTTCTACGCCTTCGCGCTGCCGGGCATCGCGTTCCTCGTCGGTACGCTCTCGATGCTGCTGATTGTGGCTTTCCTTGTCGGCCTCGTCGCCCACTACCTACTTGGCGGTATTCGCATCGGCTCGCAAGTCTCCGGAGTCCGCGGCCACATCTCCCGTTCCGCTCGCATCCAGCTCGCCGTCACGGCGGGCCTGTGGATGCTCCTCAAGGCCGTGAACTACTGGCTTGAGCGCTACACCCTCCTCTACCAGGAGAACGACATTTTCACCGGCGCCTCCTACACCGCGATCAACGCTACGCTGCCCGCGAAAATCACCCTCATGGTGATCGCCGTCATTGTCGCCGCGGCGTTCTTCGTCTCCATCGTGTACAAGGACTTCCGCATTCCGGTGCTCGCGACGGTGCTGATGCTCGTCTCCTCCATCGTGATCGGCAATGTGTGGCCCGCACTGCTCGAGCAGTTCTCGGTCAAGCCGAACCGCCAGGCGAAGGAGTACGAATACATCGGCCGCAACATCGAAGCCACCCGTCACGCATACGGGCTTACCGACGACAAAGTGACGTACCTGGAGAACTGGGGCGCGGAGAATGTCTCAGACGAGGAGGTGGCGAGCGACGAGGCGACCATCGCCAACATCCGTCTGCTCGACCCGGATATCATCGCGCCGACCTTCACCCAGAACCAGCAGCTGCGCAACTTCTACGGCTTCCCCGATACCCTGGCGATGGACCGCTACGAGGTGGACGGGGAGATGCGGGACTTCGTCGTCGCTGCCCGTGAGCTCGACCCGAACGCCCTTCGTGAGAACCAGCGCGACTGGATCAACCGCCACACCGTGTACACCCACGGCAACGGCTTCATTGCGGCCCAGGCCAACACCGTCGACGAGGCAGCGCAGGACGCTGGCTCCACCCGCGGCGGCCTGCCCATCTTCACTGTCTCCGACCTGCAGACCAACGCCATCGCCGCGCAGAGCGACGAGGCGGAGCAGCTCGGCACCAAGGTTGACGAGCCGCGCATTTATTACGGCCCGGTCATCGCGTCGTCGGAGGACGGCCTGGACTACGCCATCGTGGGCGACAACGGTCAGGGACCCGTCGAATATGACACGGACAACTCAAACTACACCTATGGGGGCGAGAGCGGCGTCAACATTGGCAACTGGTTCAACCGAGCGGCATATGCGCTGAAGTACCAGGAGCTCAACCTCATCTTGTCGGATCGGGTCGGTTCCGAATCGAAGATCCTCTACGACCGGGACCCACGCGAGCGCGTCGAGCGCGTCGCACCCTGGTTGACCACCGACTCGGCTACCTACCCCGCGGTTATCGACGGCCGCGTGAAGTGGATCGTCGACGGTTACACCACCCTGTCCCACCTGCCGTACTCCACGCGCACCTCGATGGAGGACTCCACCCAAGACGCGCTCAACCCCGACGGGACCACGCAGCGCCTGGTGAACAACAACCTGGGTTACATCCGCAATTCCGTCAAGGCCACCGTCGACGCCTACGACGGCACGGTGGAGCTCTACGCCTTCGACGAGGAGGACCCCGTGCTCAAGGCATGGATGGGCGTCTTCCCGGGTTCGGTGAAGCCCGAGAGCGAGATCTCCGACACCCTGCGCGAGCACCTGCGCTACCCGGAGGACCTGTTCAAGGTCCAGCGGGAGCTGCTCGCCCGGTACCACGTCGATGACCCAGGGGTCTTCTTCAACAACGATGCCTTCTGGTCCGTGCCGAACGACCCGACTGCGCCGGAGGGACGCCAGGAGCTCAACCAGCCGCCGTACTACATCGTCGCGGCGGACCCGGAAACCCGCGATCCGTCCTTCCAGCTGATCACCCCGTACCGTGGCCTCAACCGCGAGTTCCTTTCCGCCCACATGTCGGTCGCGTCGGACCCGGAAAACTACGGTGATATTACGGTGCGCGTGCTTCCCACCAATACGCAAACCCAGGGTCCGAAGCAGGCGCAGGACGCGCTCATGTCGTCCGACCAGGTCGCTCGCGACCGTACCCTGTGGGAGGGCACAAACGACATGCAGAACGGCAACCTGCTGACGCTGCCCGTCGGAGGCGGGGAGATCCTCTACGTCGAGCCGGTGTACTCGCAGCGCAAGGGGCAGGAATCCGCCTTCCCCAAGCTGCTGCGCGTGCTGGTGTTCTACCAGGGTCGGGTTGGTTACGCGCCGACAATCTCCCAGGCTCTGAGCCAGGTGGGCATCGACTCCGCCGCGGCGCAAGACATTGACATCGCCACCGACGGGGCAGGCACCCAAGACGCCGAGGACCAGTCTTCTCCAACCGTGGAAGACAAGGATGGCAAATCGGATGCGCCCGCACCTGCCGCTCCGGGGAACACGGACGAGGCGCTGAACCGCATCAACACCGCACTGCGCGACCTCGAGACCGCGCGGGACGGCTCGTTCGAGGAATTCGGCCATGCCCTTGACGAGCTCGACCGAGCGGTGCAGGATTACCAGAAGCTGAATAAGTAA
- a CDS encoding lipase family protein has product MTDIEGQDAELFVGPLSGRLTLDGIRAALRTPSTGLSTTAPVGLIGYSGGAVASAWATQLAPSYAPEINDQIVGSAAGGTPVNILNMIKYVDGSQFWSSFTAMMLIGLARGYGIDLEPYLSEYGARLLQDLDKASIFEVNGSFSGITWASLFKPEYRDPLSVPGMADTLNKTNLLLAPDPTVPVFLGQANGGTTNGTPVGPPGIGSGDGVMVTGDALALAHKYCAAGTPVTYRQYDHVGHSLGFVPWYAQAWPWLRDRFDGKPATSDCAAIPEGNSSAPAHPIPPGPAGEQEKPGGIAGIREALSSSSQSSQL; this is encoded by the coding sequence ATGACCGACATCGAAGGCCAGGATGCGGAGCTGTTCGTCGGCCCCCTCAGCGGCCGCTTGACGCTTGATGGCATTCGAGCCGCGCTCAGGACTCCTTCTACCGGTCTCTCGACGACCGCCCCGGTAGGTTTGATCGGATACTCCGGGGGCGCAGTCGCGTCCGCGTGGGCGACCCAGCTGGCCCCGAGCTATGCTCCGGAGATTAACGACCAGATCGTCGGTTCTGCAGCCGGTGGCACCCCCGTCAACATCTTGAACATGATCAAATATGTCGACGGTTCACAGTTCTGGAGCTCGTTCACCGCCATGATGCTGATCGGTTTGGCCCGGGGTTACGGAATCGACCTCGAGCCCTACCTCTCCGAGTACGGTGCCCGCCTTCTGCAGGACTTGGACAAGGCGTCAATCTTCGAAGTGAACGGGTCGTTTTCCGGAATCACGTGGGCTTCACTTTTCAAACCCGAGTACCGCGACCCGCTCTCGGTTCCCGGCATGGCGGACACCTTGAACAAAACCAACTTGCTGCTCGCACCAGATCCCACCGTGCCGGTCTTTCTCGGCCAGGCCAACGGCGGAACCACCAACGGCACTCCCGTCGGCCCTCCCGGTATCGGGTCCGGAGACGGAGTGATGGTCACGGGTGACGCTCTTGCTCTCGCGCACAAGTATTGCGCGGCAGGCACCCCTGTGACCTACCGGCAGTACGACCACGTGGGGCATTCCCTCGGGTTCGTCCCCTGGTATGCACAGGCGTGGCCATGGCTGAGAGACCGGTTTGACGGCAAACCGGCAACATCGGATTGCGCGGCGATTCCCGAAGGTAACTCGTCAGCTCCGGCGCACCCCATCCCGCCCGGGCCTGCCGGCGAACAGGAGAAACCAGGCGGTATAGCGGGAATTCGAGAGGCCCTGTCCTCGTCGTCGCAGTCATCCCAGCTATAG
- a CDS encoding BLUF domain-containing protein, whose translation MRSLKYLVYASVAVGYPSEETMADIMTFAQARNSSAGITGFLISRDFTYVQFLEGPPEEIDSLMDSIRADKRHHSIHTLIEEPASQRRFPKWSMHFRLPTPGRVNPYGDATPALDTLINPGTQLALHEAAEKVSAWLIAAET comes from the coding sequence ATGCGCTCTTTAAAATACCTCGTCTACGCTTCAGTCGCGGTCGGCTACCCGTCCGAAGAGACGATGGCCGACATCATGACTTTCGCACAAGCCCGTAACAGCAGCGCCGGCATCACTGGCTTTCTTATCTCACGGGACTTCACGTACGTCCAGTTCTTGGAAGGTCCGCCGGAAGAGATAGATTCCCTGATGGATTCGATCCGCGCCGATAAACGGCACCACTCGATTCACACCCTCATCGAAGAACCGGCCTCGCAACGGAGATTTCCCAAGTGGTCGATGCACTTTCGCCTTCCCACGCCGGGCCGGGTAAACCCTTACGGCGATGCCACCCCTGCTCTTGACACGCTGATCAATCCGGGGACCCAGTTGGCGCTGCACGAGGCAGCCGAGAAAGTATCTGCCTGGTTAATCGCCGCCGAAACGTAG